The genomic segment AGCGGATCGGCGCCGACCCGGCCAAGGAGGCCGCGACGCCCCCGAGCCCGGGCATCTCGCTCGCGCGGGTCGACGGGGGCTGGACGTGCACGTCCTGCCAGGAGCGGCTGGCCGACGCCGACGGCAACTGGCGCGAGGGCGCGGTCCTGTCCGAGCACCCGATCGCCGAGCGCTACGACGAGCTCGGCATGATCGTCCGCGACCGCAAGGAGAGCCCGCGCGTGCACATGCGCGAGTACTTCTGCCCGGGGTGCGCGGCGAGCCTCGGGGTCGACGTCGCCACCGAGGATCTCGAGACGCTCCCGGCGGCCTCAGCGCTGAAGGCGGCCGCCACCGCCTGAGGGCGGAGATGAAGGTCTGAAGAAGCCGACCGAACGGGCGGGCGCGCCACTGGCGTGCCCGCCCGGTGCGCTGTATGGTCCCTCTCCGTTGTCGACCGCGCGGTAGGAGGAGAGAGTGCCATGCGGATCATGATCGTGGACGATCACGAGATCGTGCGCGAAGGGGTCAGGGCCGCATTGTCGTGCGACCCGCGAATCGAAGTGGTGGCCGAGGCGGGCTCGGGCAAGGAGGCGCTGCGCCGCGTCCGCCAGACGCTGCCGGACATCGCCCTCGTCGACCTGCGCCTGCCCGACATGCGCGGCGAGGATCTCACGCGTGAGCTGGTCCGGGACTTCCCCGGCACTTCGGTGATCATCCTCACGACGTACCTGAGCGAGGAGACCGTCCGCGGTGCCCTCGAGGCCGGGGCCGTGGCCTACGTCACCAAGGCGGCCGGCCTGCCCGAGCTGACCGCGGCCATCGAGCGCGTGATGGACGGCGAGCCGGTGCCCGACGCCGCCGCCGGCCTGCAGATCGTGCGCCAGCTCCACGCGCTGGTCACGAGCCGTATGACCGGGGCGACGCCCACGCCGCAGCAGGAGCGCGTGCTCGAGCTCGCGGCCCAGGGCTTCACGAACCAGGAGATCGGCAGCCGCCTGTTCATCTCCGAGTCCACGGTCCGGTTCCACGTACAGAAGCTCAAGTCGAAGTTCGAGGCGCGCACGAAGACCGAGCTGATCGCCAAGGCGATCCGCACCGGCTTCATCGCCCCGGCCAGCGAGGCCGGGATGGCATCGCACGAGGCATGATCCCCGCCGCCGGGCCGCGGCCCACGCCCGCCTTCGGCGGCCTGTCGCGGGCGGCGCGCCGTGCGCTGGGCAGCGAGGCGGTCGTCATCGTCTACGAGCCCGACGGCGGCCACGGCGTCGTCGTCGAGCAGGAGGGCCTGGTGCCCGGGACCGTGCGCGCCTTCGGCCGCGCTCTGGCCAACGGCGACGACGCGTTCCTCGCGCGCGAGTTCTCGGGCGTGCTGACCGCCGAGGTCAACCTGGAGGGCGAGCGGCTCGGCGCGATCCATGCGCTGCGCCACTCGCTCGGCGACTTCGAGCACCCCGAGCTCATCGGGATCTTCGCGGCCCAAGCCGCCATCGCGCTCGGGATGGCCCAGCGCCCGCCGGCCCACCACGACGGGTCCGAGATCCTGTCCGAGCTGGACCACCTCGTGCTGTCGGTCCACAACCTCGAGGACCTCAGCCGCGCGGTGACCGACGCGCTGGGCCCGGTGTTCGGGGGGCCATGACGGCGGTCATGGTCGCCGACCCGCAGCGCAACATCCTGCAGATGTCGCCCGGGGCGTTCGGCGCACCCGGCGAGGTCGCCGCCTCCCACCAGGTCAACCTCTTCGACCCCAACAGCAACTCCGCGCGGGTCTACAACACGGGCCAGCCGTACATCAGCAACGACTCGGCGCGCGACCCGGGCATCCGCAAGAGCTACGTCGACATCTTCGGCATCGAGCGGCTGATGTCGGTGCCGCTGCACCGCATCGGGCTGCTGCACATCGCCAACAAGCCCGAGCCGTTCAACCTCGACGATCTCGAGCGCGCGATGGCCCTGGCGCCGCGCATCGCCAACATCGTCGAGCTCGCCACGACGCTGCTGCGCCTGCGCCGCCAGCAGCGCCTGGAGGGCATCCTCGCCGACGTCGCCGTCTCCGTCGCCTCCGGCGCCGGGGTGCAGAGCTTCCTCGTGCCCGCGCTGGAGGAGCTGTGCGAGGCCACCGACGCCAACCTGCTGGCCATCGTCCCCGACGAGGCCCCGGCGATCATGGCCCGGCGCGGCATCCTGCAGGACGGCGACGAGGCCACCGTGCTCGAGGAGGCCGGCGGCAACCCGGGCGTGCGCGCCTACGTCGTCGGCCCGCGCAAGGCCGGCGATCCGGGCCAGGCGGCGTTCTACGTGCCCGTGCGCCTCGGGCACCAGCGCCTGGGCACGCTGGCCGCCTTCCGCTGCCGCGGCGAGCCGTTCGCCCAGGCCGAGCGGCGCTCGCTCATGCGCCTGGCCAACCTCGCCGCGCTGGCCCGCGCCACCGAGCGCTACCAGGAGCAGCGGTCCGAGCTGGCCCGCCTGCAGGAGCGCCAGCGCATCGCCGACGACCTGCACGACGATGTGGCCCAGATCCTCTTC from the Baekduia soli genome contains:
- a CDS encoding response regulator transcription factor, with protein sequence MRIMIVDDHEIVREGVRAALSCDPRIEVVAEAGSGKEALRRVRQTLPDIALVDLRLPDMRGEDLTRELVRDFPGTSVIILTTYLSEETVRGALEAGAVAYVTKAAGLPELTAAIERVMDGEPVPDAAAGLQIVRQLHALVTSRMTGATPTPQQERVLELAAQGFTNQEIGSRLFISESTVRFHVQKLKSKFEARTKTELIAKAIRTGFIAPASEAGMASHEA
- a CDS encoding GAF domain-containing sensor histidine kinase — its product is MTAVMVADPQRNILQMSPGAFGAPGEVAASHQVNLFDPNSNSARVYNTGQPYISNDSARDPGIRKSYVDIFGIERLMSVPLHRIGLLHIANKPEPFNLDDLERAMALAPRIANIVELATTLLRLRRQQRLEGILADVAVSVASGAGVQSFLVPALEELCEATDANLLAIVPDEAPAIMARRGILQDGDEATVLEEAGGNPGVRAYVVGPRKAGDPGQAAFYVPVRLGHQRLGTLAAFRCRGEPFAQAERRSLMRLANLAALARATERYQEQRSELARLQERQRIADDLHDDVAQILFAAQISLDAILQRDELDDSAAEAIARARGLLIRGDTAIRTVIHRLSTPPAADISTRLSSVVSSVEDEFGMVVSMQIAQDAPMLARHLPRPKSDALVKVARESLVNAAKHAGPCDVVLTLEVPTPDRLVLTVADDGCGRVDDGGAPHHGLASLRRIVSEQGGTLRVVHGPHGGTRVTAGVPLDSQRLSA